One segment of Cytophagales bacterium DNA contains the following:
- a CDS encoding DUF2147 domain-containing protein, whose translation MKFLFILFLYVLPYSNFVFAQKKADGALGTWFNEEKDCKLRIYKCGKSGEKYCGKIIWLDEPNEEDGTPKADDENSDPKLQKRPLMGLVIMKRFVYDEDNVWEDGKIYDPENGKEYSCKMTLISKDRLDIRGYIGFSFIGRTAEWTRAE comes from the coding sequence ATGAAATTCCTGTTCATTCTTTTCTTGTATGTATTGCCGTATAGCAATTTTGTTTTTGCACAAAAGAAAGCCGATGGAGCTTTAGGTACATGGTTCAATGAGGAGAAAGATTGTAAACTAAGGATCTATAAATGCGGTAAGAGCGGGGAAAAATATTGTGGTAAAATTATCTGGCTTGATGAGCCCAATGAAGAAGATGGTACGCCAAAAGCAGATGATGAAAATTCTGACCCCAAACTTCAAAAAAGACCACTCATGGGGCTGGTGATCATGAAACGTTTTGTTTACGATGAAGATAACGTATGGGAAGACGGGAAGATATATGACCCTGAAAACGGCAAAGAATATTCCTGCAAAATGACCTTGATAAGCAAAGACAGGTTGGATATCAGGGGATATATTGGGTTCTCTTTTATTGGTAGAACGGCAGAATGGACGAGGGCTGAATAA